Within the Longimicrobiales bacterium genome, the region CCCCAGCCGGTGAGATGCGGCATCACTGCACGACGCACGGATGCCAGCGTCCTGGCGTTGGTCTCGATGGCCGCCGCGCGACGCTCCGACGGCAGAAAGGCATCCGGCGGATCGCGCAGCAACGACGGCACGATCTCGCCGCACTCGAGGCGCAGCATGCGCAGGAAATCCTCGGGTATTTCGTCGGGCGCGTCGATGCCGTTGAGGGCCGCCCAGACCAGCGTCCATGCGCGCGGCACGACCTTGTAGATCGCGTAGCCGCCGCCGCCGGTCGCGACGACCCGGCCACCGCAGTGTTCATCCGCGACCTCGCATACCAGGCGCGTCATGCGCTCGAACAGCCCCGTGGTGCAGCGCAGGTGCGTGAGCGGGTCGAGCACGTGCGCATCACAGCCACACTGCAGCACGATCACGTCCGGCTGAAATGCCTTCGTGATGTCCGGCACGAGCGAGCGGAACGCCGCCTCGAACGACTCGTCCTCCGTGTGCGCATCGAGTGGCATGTTCACGCTGTAGCCGTGACCATCCCCCTCGCCCAGCTCCTCGACGAAGCCGGTGCCCGGGAACAGGAATGCGCCGCTTTCATGGAATGACAGCGTGAGTACATCCGGATCGTCGTAGAAGATCCACTGCACGCCATCGCCATGGTGCGCATCGTAGTCGATGTAGAGCACGCGCGCGCCGTGCTCCTTCTGCATCCAGCGGATCGCAACGGCGAGGTCGTTGTAGACGCAGAAGCCGGCGCTCTCGGCACGGCGGGCGTGGTGCAGCCCGCCCGAGATGTTGAACGCGCGCTTCACGCGTCCGCTCATGACCAGCTCCGCGGCCGTGAGCGTGCCGCCGACGATGTGCGCCGCGGCGTCGTGCATCCCTTCGACGATCGGGACGTCGTCCGTGCCCAGGCCGAACCGATCAGCGCCGGGAAAGGATTCACCGGCGGAGGCCCGCTTCACCGCATCCACCAGCTCCGGTGCGTGGGCAAGGAGCAGGTCATCGTCGGTCGCGCGGCGCGGCGGCACGATCTGGCTGTCGTCGAGCAGGCCGAGCCGGCGGATGAGTTCGAGCGTGAGCTGCAGGCGACGCGGATTCATCGGATGCGTCGCATTGAAGCGGTACGACGC harbors:
- a CDS encoding acetoin utilization protein AcuC; translation: MQTAFVWDDALASYRFNATHPMNPRRLQLTLELIRRLGLLDDSQIVPPRRATDDDLLLAHAPELVDAVKRASAGESFPGADRFGLGTDDVPIVEGMHDAAAHIVGGTLTAAELVMSGRVKRAFNISGGLHHARRAESAGFCVYNDLAVAIRWMQKEHGARVLYIDYDAHHGDGVQWIFYDDPDVLTLSFHESGAFLFPGTGFVEELGEGDGHGYSVNMPLDAHTEDESFEAAFRSLVPDITKAFQPDVIVLQCGCDAHVLDPLTHLRCTTGLFERMTRLVCEVADEHCGGRVVATGGGGYAIYKVVPRAWTLVWAALNGIDAPDEIPEDFLRMLRLECGEIVPSLLRDPPDAFLPSERRAAAIETNARTLASVRRAVMPHLTGWGLGF